A window of the Scleropages formosus chromosome 5, fSclFor1.1, whole genome shotgun sequence genome harbors these coding sequences:
- the lrrc4ca gene encoding leucine rich repeat containing 4C, a encodes MTSDPQRQTMRGPRWKNRALCDPLLVLLLALQLLVVAGLARAQTCPSVCSCSNQFSKVICTRRGLREVPDGISTNTRYLNLQENQIQVIKVDSFKHLRHLEILQLSKNHIRSIEIGAFNGLANLNTLELFDNRLTTIPNGAFEYLSKLKELWLRNNPIESIPSYAFNRVPSLRRLDLGELKRLSYVSEGAFEGLGNLRYLNLGMCNLKEIPNLTPLVRLDELEMSGNQLSVIRPGSFKGLIHLQKLWMMHAHIQTIERNSFDDLQSLVELNLAHNNLTLLPHDLFTPLHHLERVHLHHNPWNCNCDILWLSWWLKEMVPANTSCCARCSTPPSHKGRYIGELDQNYFHCYAPVIVEPPADLNVTEGMAAELKCRANSLTSVSWITPDGSIMTHGAYKVRISVLNDGTLNFTNVTVQDTGTYTCMVSNSAGNTTASATLNVSSTENGSFSYFTTVTVETIEPSQDDGVGTPVQRSAGPTPSSASWESSSPPSSASSATTTARTPPSTRTPEKAYTVPVTEVGGEGSLAGLDEVMKTTKIIIGCFVAITLMAAVMLVIFYKMRKQHHQQNQHAPTRTIEIINVDEDLARAPALESHLTLPPLEHEQLNHYNSYKTAYNHASAVNSVHSSAHEPLLIRASSKDNVQETQI; translated from the coding sequence ATGACGTCCGACCCGCAGCGGCAGACGATGAGAGGTCCTAGGTGGAAGAATAGGGCCCTGTGTGACCCCCTCTTGGTGCTGCTGCTTGCCCTGCAGCTCCTTGTGGTAGCGGGCCTGGCGCGAGCCCAGACCTGCCCCTCCGTGTGCTCCTGCAGCAATCAGTTCAGCAAGGTGATCTGCACCCGGCGCGGTCTGCGCGAGGTGCCTGACGGCATCTCCACCAACACACGCTACCTGAACCTGCAAGAGAACCAGATCCAGGTGATCAAGGTGGACAGCTTCAAGCATCTGCGTCATCTGGAGATCCTGCAGCTGAGCAAAAACCACATCCGCAGCATCGAGATTGGCGCCTTCAACGGGCTCGCCAACCTCAACACGCTGGAGCTCTTTGACAACCGCCTCACCACCATCCCCAACGGCGCCTTCGAGTACCTCTCCAAGCTCAAGGAGCTCTGGCTGAGGAACAACCCCATCGAGAGTATTCCCTCGTACGCGTTCAACCGCGTGCCCTCCCTGCGCCGGCTCGACCTGGGCGAGCTCAAGCGCCTTTCGTACGTGTCGGAGGGTGCCTTTGAGGGCCTCGGCAACCTGCGCTACCTGAACTTGGGCATGTGCAACCTCAAGGAGATTCCCAACCTCACGCCGCTGGTGAGGCTTGACGAGCTGGAGATGTCCGGCAACCAGCTGTCGGTGATCCGCCCAGGCTCCTTCAAGGGCCTCATCCATCTTCAGAAGCTGTGGATGATGCACGCCCACATCCAGACCATAGAGCGCAACTCCTTTGATGACCTGCAGTCTCTGGTGGAGCTGAACCTGGCTCACAACAACCTTACCTTGCTCCCCCATGACCTGTTCACTCCCCTGCACCACCTGGAGCGGGTGCACCTGCACCACAACCCCTGGAACTGCAACTGTGACATACTTTGGCTCAGCTGGTGgctcaaggagatggttccggccAACACCAGCTGCTGTGCCCGCTGCAGTACCCCTCCGAGCCACAAGGGGCGCTACATCGGGGAGCTGGACCAGAACTACTTCCACTGCTATGCCCCCGTCATTGTGGAGCCGCCCGCGGACCTGAACGTGACAGAGGGCATGGCCGCCGAGCTCAAATGCAGAGCCAACTCTCTGACATCAGTCAGCTGGATCACTCCCGATGGCTCCATCATGACGCACGGTGCGTACAAGGTGCGCATCTCAGTGCTCAACGACGGCACACTCAACTTCACCAACGTCACCGTGCAGGACACGGGCACATACACCTGCATGGTGAGCAACTCGGCCGGCAACACAACAGCCTCGGCGACGCTCAACGTGTCCTCCACGGAGAATGGCAGCTTCAGCTACTTCACCACGGTCACCGTGGAGACGATCGAGCCGTCTCAGGACGACGGTGTTGGGACCCCGGTGCAGCGGAGCGCAGGGCCCACCCCGTCCTCGGCCAGCTGGGAGTCATCGTCGCCCCCCTCCTCGGCGAGCAGCGCCACAACCACAGCGCGGACCCCCCCATCGACGAGGACGCCGGAAAAGGCTTATACGGTCCCTGTAACGGAGGTGGGCGGGGAGGGCTCCCTCGCCGGGCTGGACGAGGTGATGAAGACCACCAAAATCATCATCGGCTGCTTTGTGGCCATCACGCTCATGGCCGCCGTCATGCTCGTCATCTTCTACAAGATGCGGAAGCAGCACCACCAGCAGAACCAGCACGCCCCAACGCGGACCATCGAGATCATCAACGTGGACGAGGACCTGGCGAGGGCGCCGGCCCTCGAGAGCCATCTGACGCTGCCTCCGCTGGAGCACGAGCAGCTCAACCATTACAACTCATACAAGACCGCGTACAACCACGCCTCCGCCGTCAACTCCGTGCACAGCTCGGCGCACGAACCGTTGCTAATCCGGGCAAGCTCGAAAGACAACGTGCAGGAGACCCAGATCTAA